DNA sequence from the Asticcacaulis sp. AND118 genome:
GCCCATGACGGGCTATGAACTCCTGTTGAAGGTGCGGTCGGACGATTCGCTGAAGCGGACGCCCTTCATCATGGTCACGGCGGAATCCAAGACCGAGAACGTGATCGCCGCCAAGAAGGCCGGCGTGAACAACTACATCGTCAAGCCGTTCAACGGCGCGACGCTGAAGCAGAAGATCACCGCCGTCCTCGGCGAATTCTAAGTTTATTGACCGACTTTAAGCAGGTTCAAATGGGCCAGGTTGCACCCAAACAAGCTGAATCTCCCGAACTGGAGTCCGTTGACGCGGCTCTGGAGGCGGTGATGGAGCCCAAGCTGATCAATCTGATGCAGCAGTCCGAGGCCCTTGTCAGCCTGATGCGGGAATTCTTCCAGCAGCTCGACAAGCGTCGCGCCGGAGAATTCGCTGTCATCGCCGGCTATATCGCCAAGGCCAAGGAAGAGATCCGCGAGTTGCGTCCGCACGATCTGTCGCAGGAACGCATTCCTACGGCGGGTGCGGAACTCGAAGCCATCACCCGTGACACGGAAAACGCCACGCACAACATCATGAACGCCGCCGAGGCGATCATGGGCATGGATGCGTCGGACCCCAAGGCCTACAAGGCGGCGGTGGACGACGAAGTGATGAAGATTTTCGAAGCCTGCTCGTTTCAGGACATCACCGGTCAGCGCGTGTCGAAGGTCGTCAACGTCCTCAAGCAGATTGAGGAGCGCGTCGGCAAGCTGGCGGCGACCCTCGGTGTGGAAGACAAGGATGTCGAGCTGACCGAGCGTGAAAAGCGCGCCCGCGATTTACTGCTCAACGGCCCGGCCATCGGCGGTCCGGAAACCCGTCAGGACGCCATCGACGCCATGTTCGATGAAGGTTTTGCGGCTCCGGAGCTGAAACCCCAAGCCCCCAGGGTCGAGACCCCGAAGCCTGAAGCCCCCAAGGTCGAAGCGAAGGTCGCAGCCCCCAAGGCGGAACCGAAGCCTGAACCCAAACCGGCCCCGGCCCCTGCCGCCAAAGCAGCGCCCGCGCCCGCGCCGGCCCCGGTATCCGAGCCCCAATCTCAGCCCCAATCTCAGGATGACATCGACGCCCTGTTCGATACACCTTCCAACGAGCCCCAGTCGCAGGACGATATCGACGCCCTGTTCGACATGTCTCCGGAAGATATGAACAAGACCAATTCGCAGGACGATATCGACGCCCTGTTCGATTGATCGGACAAAGCTTTACAAGATAACGGACAGAGGCCGGTCAACGGCCCTTCCCACAGGCCTTCGTGATGGTGGCCCGCAAACCCCTTCCGTCCCTATCCGGAAGGGGTTTTTGCTGTCTTCCGATGAGAGGAGATGACTTGCGTAGTTTGTTGGATACAGCGCCTTGGCTACTGGGCTACGCGTTTACGTTTGGAGGGTTCGCATTCCTCTTCTGGTTTGCGCTGCACCGCCGCCGCAAATGGGTTGCCTTCGCTCTCTCGGCCTTTTTCAACCTGGCTAATGTTCTGGTGTGGCATGTAATGACGCTGGACTGCATTTTGGCGCGCCAAATCTCGGCGGGGCTCATGATCCTTGCCGGTCTGTTGATACTGGTATTGCGCTGGTTGATGCCGGAGCGACCGTCGTGGCGGCGTCTGGGATAGATCAGGCGCGCAGGGCGGCCAGTTGCTCGGACAGGTCGGGCAGGGCGCGCTGGTCGATAGCGGTGCAGATCTGCTTCACATCGACATAGCTGAACGGCTTGGGCAGCAGATAGTCGGCCTGTTCGCGCCGCGCCTTGTTTAGCATGGTGCGGATGATCACCGGGTCGTTGCGCTGACCGGCCGACATGATGCCGATGGGCGTGCCCCTGGCGCGCTCACGCAACTCGGCCATGTGATCGAGAATATTGTCCTGCCCCAGAAAAATATCGGCCAGAATCAGGTAGAAGTCGCGGATATCGAGCTGTGCGCGCGCCTCGGCCAGAGAGCTGGCGACCACGGTCAGGCAGCCTTGCTGCGCGAACATGCGGGCGATGATGCGCGCCTGCGTGGCGCTGTCTTCTATAATCAAAACGGTACGGGACAAAGGCGTCACCAACGCTTGCGTTTACAGTTCCCTTATTTTCGCGCGAACCTGTTGATAAAATCTTACCGGCGTATCAGCGCGTTACCACGCCAGCGCCGGCGAGACGTAGCGGGCACTGGCGTTCTGGGTCTCCAGCACCTTGACCAGCAGTTGCGCGTCCAGTTCGCCCGCCGCATTGGTGGCTTCGACCGCGTGGATGCCCGCTGCGATAAAGATGAGGTCCAGCCCCTGACCGTTGGCGCCTAGCACGTCGGTCGGCAGGCCGTCGCCGATGGCGAGGATGCGCGACTTGTCCACCGGAGAGCCGGCGGCTTTCTCCAGCGCCTGATAGCAGAGGTCATAGATGGGGGCGTAGGGCTTGCCGGCCATGATGACTTCACCGCCCAAGGCCATGTAGATGTCGGCCAGCGTGCCGGCGCAGTAGATGATGGTGTCTCCGCGCTGGACAATGCGGTCGGGATTGGCGCAGATCATCGGGATCTTGCGCGCCGCGGCGGCTTTCAGGTCCGGGTGGTATTGCGCCAGCGTATCGTTCTCGTCGTCGAACAGACCGGTGCAGGAGATGAAGGCGGCGGTGTCCGGCGTGCCGCTCAGATCGACGTCAAGGCCTTCATACAGCGGCAGGTCGCGGTCCGGCCCGATGACCCAGGCCGAACCCCTGGGTGCGTAGTCGGTCAGAAAGCTGCGGGTGGCATCGCCGGACGAGACGATGGCCGAGAAGGCGTCTTCGTGCACGCCGAGGTCGGCCAGTTGCTTTTGCAGTCCGTCCCACGGGCGCGGCGAGTTGGAGATCAGCACGACCGGCCCGCGCTCGGCCTTGAAATGGCGCAGGGCCTCGTAGGCTGCGGGGAAATGCCACTTGCCGTTATGGATGACACCCCAGATGTCGCAGAAGACCGCATCGTAATCGGCGGCGATGGCGGACAGGCGGGTCAGCAGGTGCGGGGCGGTCATGGGAGGCTCCGGACAAACAAAAAGGGAGAGCGATGCCCTCCCTTTAGACGTTACTATTCGCGATGGCCAGAATTTAAACTTTCAGAACCAGACCTCTATGCCCGGCGGCGCGGCGGCGGCAGGGTCGATTTGATGAAGCCCGCCGGCGGGGCGGTCTCAAGCAGCACCTGCTCCTTGATAGCGCGTGGTTCGCCGAACAGGTGGCCCTGGGCGTAGGCGACCTCGATTTCGAGGATGTCTACCACCTGACGCTCGTTTTCGACCTTTTCGGCGACGACTTCGATGCCGTAACGGCCCAGCAGGTTGGCGTAGTCGCCGGCGTGGATGTCCTTGAGGAAGCGCAGGGCTGGCTTGCCGTCGATATTGAGCAACTGATCGAGCAGCACATTGGCGCCGATCTTCACATAACGCACGTCCGAGCGTTGCAGGTCGCTGAGGTCGAGGTCGATCGACGTCACCTTGTCCAGCGAGAACTTGAAGCCCATATCGGCCAGACGCGCCATGTGGCGGGCCTCGAGCGCGCCGCGCGCCGCATAGGCGCTCTGGCCCAGTTCGAAGATTACCGAGTCGGCCAGATCGCGGTTCTCGTTGAGAAATTCGAGGAACTGCGGGAAGAAGACCTCGTCGCGCAGCGACGTCAGCGAGATGTTGCAGAAGATGCCGATGCGCCGGTCCTGTTTGGCCAGACGGCGCACGATCTGCACGCAACGGAACAGCAGCAGGTTGTCGATCGACGGCACGAGGCCTTCGGGCTCGGCCACGGCCAGATATTCGGCGGGCATCAGCACGCGACCGCCGGCGTCGCGCAGGCGCGAGAAGCTCTCATAGAAGATGGTCTTGCGCTGGGGCAGGGAGACGACCGGCTGAAGGTACAGGTCGACGCGGTTGTCGATCAGCGCCTCGCGCACCGTCTCGATCAGGGCCAGCGCCTGCTGCTCCTGACGCGACAGGGTGACGGGCTTTGCCGGCAGGGCGGTCGCGTGAGTTTGAGCCGCGTTTTGGGCAGGTCCGGCGCGCCAGTCGGACAGGCGCTCCTCGATGCTCTCGCCCAGCTTGAGCACAAGGTTTTCGAGCATCTTGACCTCGGTGGTCAGTTCCTCGGTATGGCCGACGCGCTGATGCTGAACGCGGTCGGCCAGTTCGACCATGTCCTTTTGCGTGACGTCGATGGCTTCGACCATCAGGCGGTGGGCGTCGCGCACCAGATCGATCTCTTTCGACAGGCGGCGTTCCGACAGGTACTGATTGACGAAATTATGGATGGCGAAGCAGACCGCCAGCGTGGCCAGGGCCGCCGCGATGCAGGCCCCCGTGTCCGACCCGCCGGTATAAAGCGACATGGCGGCGCCCAGCGACAGGAACAAATAGGTTCCCATCAGCAGAATGGAGGTCAGTCTACCCATCGCGTGTACCTGTGAACAGCCGCGCCGAATCGCGCTTAAGGCGACTATGCGGCGATTTGTGTCGCAAGCCAAGCGAACGTTAATATTTATTAACAGCGAGTTAAGAGAGATTAGGCCAAAAGGCCGTCGGTGGCGCGGCGGAACGGACCGTTATAGGCCGGATCGATCTTGCGGCGGCGGTCCGGGCCGAAATAGGCGGCGCAGCGGATATAGGGGCGCGGGCGCATGACCACGGCGTCGAGGCGGCTCAGCAGGGCGCGCGCCGTCAAGGGCTTGGCCACGAACTCATTGACGCCGGCGTCGCGGGCCTCGACCACGCGCGAACGCTCGGAATGGCCGGTGATCATCACCACGGGCAGGTAAGGATTGACCGAGTCGCTGGCCGTTCGGAGCATCCGCGTGAATTCCACGCCGTCGATCGGATACATGTTGAAATCGACCAGGGCGATGTCGGCCGGGAACTGCCGCAGGATGTCGAAGGCTTCGGCGCCGTCACGCGCTTCGCGCACGTCGCGGATGCCGGAGCCCTTTAGAATGGCCAGCACGATTGAACGCATATGCTGGTTATCCTCGACCAGCAGAATTTTCAGAGTCCCGTAATCCGCCATATCCCCCGAAGTCCGGATCACGCCGTCCCTATGTGCCAGTACGCGGCCGCGGCGTTTCTTTTGCAAACCTG
Encoded proteins:
- a CDS encoding response regulator, encoding MAVDMSMPILVVDDYKTMLRIISNLLKQLGFENIEEASDGAEALEKMKKTSYGLVISDWNMEPMTGYELLLKVRSDDSLKRTPFIMVTAESKTENVIAAKKAGVNNYIVKPFNGATLKQKITAVLGEF
- a CDS encoding protein phosphatase CheZ, which gives rise to MGQVAPKQAESPELESVDAALEAVMEPKLINLMQQSEALVSLMREFFQQLDKRRAGEFAVIAGYIAKAKEEIRELRPHDLSQERIPTAGAELEAITRDTENATHNIMNAAEAIMGMDASDPKAYKAAVDDEVMKIFEACSFQDITGQRVSKVVNVLKQIEERVGKLAATLGVEDKDVELTEREKRARDLLLNGPAIGGPETRQDAIDAMFDEGFAAPELKPQAPRVETPKPEAPKVEAKVAAPKAEPKPEPKPAPAPAAKAAPAPAPAPVSEPQSQPQSQDDIDALFDTPSNEPQSQDDIDALFDMSPEDMNKTNSQDDIDALFD
- a CDS encoding response regulator; amino-acid sequence: MSRTVLIIEDSATQARIIARMFAQQGCLTVVASSLAEARAQLDIRDFYLILADIFLGQDNILDHMAELRERARGTPIGIMSAGQRNDPVIIRTMLNKARREQADYLLPKPFSYVDVKQICTAIDQRALPDLSEQLAALRA
- a CDS encoding TIGR01459 family HAD-type hydrolase → MTAPHLLTRLSAIAADYDAVFCDIWGVIHNGKWHFPAAYEALRHFKAERGPVVLISNSPRPWDGLQKQLADLGVHEDAFSAIVSSGDATRSFLTDYAPRGSAWVIGPDRDLPLYEGLDVDLSGTPDTAAFISCTGLFDDENDTLAQYHPDLKAAAARKIPMICANPDRIVQRGDTIIYCAGTLADIYMALGGEVIMAGKPYAPIYDLCYQALEKAAGSPVDKSRILAIGDGLPTDVLGANGQGLDLIFIAAGIHAVEATNAAGELDAQLLVKVLETQNASARYVSPALAW
- a CDS encoding EAL domain-containing protein yields the protein MGRLTSILLMGTYLFLSLGAAMSLYTGGSDTGACIAAALATLAVCFAIHNFVNQYLSERRLSKEIDLVRDAHRLMVEAIDVTQKDMVELADRVQHQRVGHTEELTTEVKMLENLVLKLGESIEERLSDWRAGPAQNAAQTHATALPAKPVTLSRQEQQALALIETVREALIDNRVDLYLQPVVSLPQRKTIFYESFSRLRDAGGRVLMPAEYLAVAEPEGLVPSIDNLLLFRCVQIVRRLAKQDRRIGIFCNISLTSLRDEVFFPQFLEFLNENRDLADSVIFELGQSAYAARGALEARHMARLADMGFKFSLDKVTSIDLDLSDLQRSDVRYVKIGANVLLDQLLNIDGKPALRFLKDIHAGDYANLLGRYGIEVVAEKVENERQVVDILEIEVAYAQGHLFGEPRAIKEQVLLETAPPAGFIKSTLPPPRRRA
- a CDS encoding response regulator; its protein translation is MADYGTLKILLVEDNQHMRSIVLAILKGSGIRDVREARDGAEAFDILRQFPADIALVDFNMYPIDGVEFTRMLRTASDSVNPYLPVVMITGHSERSRVVEARDAGVNEFVAKPLTARALLSRLDAVVMRPRPYIRCAAYFGPDRRRKIDPAYNGPFRRATDGLLA